Genomic window (Candidatus Bathyarchaeota archaeon):
TTAGGTAAGAAAGAGCTGAAGCCTCACAAAGAAAAAATTGATATTGTATCGGTAACACCACTTCCGCAATATTTCTCTGAGGAAGATTTAAGCTTTAAATCGGAAAACAAGCCCGAAAATACCGCGATTTCTGAAACCGCAATAATTTCTAATCTAAGCGAAAATCAAAATCAAAACCAGAAAATAAGCTCAGAATTATTGCGGTTTCCAAAATCGCAACATTTACATAATAATTTGAATGGTTTACTTCAATGCGATATATGTGCAAGAAATGGCAAACACATGTTTTTCGGTTCTCAGTATGATTTGGAATTGCATAAAATGAGGGTTCATGGAGTTGGTAATGCATGATATTCAAATTTACCCTAGAAGGCATTCTCATCCTTATAGGCTTATGGGCTGTAGCCCTCTTCATGTTTTGGCTACTTTTTAGATACGCTTTGAGAGGTGAAGCCAAAAATGGCTAGATGTAAAGACGATTATGGCATTGAACCCGTATGGGTTAGCTTGGCTAAAGCTGGATACATTGTTGAAGCCTTAATCAAGCTTCTAGAAAGCAAGCATGGAAGAAAACTCATTCGCAAACTCATAATGGAAAAAATTGAAGAGGAGGAAGCGAAAAGTGGATTTTGAAAGCCTCTTCATGATGATTGCCCCATTCATAGTCTTAATCATTCTATTAAGCGAAATAATCAAGTCTAAACTGAAAAAACGTAAAGCAAAGAGGTGATATTGTAGAATGAGGGAAGCACCAGAAGTCTTAACTGAAAAACAGTTTGAAGATTTGATTAAAGCTCCTAGAAAGCTTAGGGACAAGCTGATTCTCTGCTTTCTAGCACATGGCTTAAGAGTTAGCGAAGTCTGTGGAAAATATGCAATCCGAGTCATGGACATTAACTTTGACAGCAAGCCCATAGTCTTTACTGTGCATGGAAAGACTAGGCGGAGAAAGAAGCGAGGAAGAGAAGGCAAACTGCGTTATGTTCCAATGCTCAGCAAGTTCCTTCCAATATTCAAAAGATTTGAGTCTAACCTTAAACGCTACATCAAAAAGAACAAGCTACAACCAGAAGATAGGCTATTCAACATTAGTGATAGACAAGTTAGGAATTTAATCAAGAAATACGCTAAGAAGGCTGGGATTCCAAACTGGAAGCTTGTTCATCCACACATGCTTAGGCATACATGTGCAACCCTTCTTAGAAGGAAAGGCGTTCCCTTACGCATTGTCCAGCAGATTTTAGGGCATGAAAGCATTGAGACTACTCAAATCTATGATACTGTAGCAATGTATGATGTGCTGAAAAGCCTAAAGGAGTGTGAAATCCTATGAGAGAACATAGAATTAGGGTTAAAGGCGAACAAATCGAAATTCTAGAGGAAGCGTTAAAGCTATTCCTAAAACAAGAACTCGACAAAGGAGAAACCTCAAGATTTGAAAAGG
Coding sequences:
- a CDS encoding phage integrase family protein; this encodes MREAPEVLTEKQFEDLIKAPRKLRDKLILCFLAHGLRVSEVCGKYAIRVMDINFDSKPIVFTVHGKTRRRKKRGREGKLRYVPMLSKFLPIFKRFESNLKRYIKKNKLQPEDRLFNISDRQVRNLIKKYAKKAGIPNWKLVHPHMLRHTCATLLRRKGVPLRIVQQILGHESIETTQIYDTVAMYDVLKSLKECEIL